A stretch of the Drosophila sulfurigaster albostrigata strain 15112-1811.04 chromosome 2L, ASM2355843v2, whole genome shotgun sequence genome encodes the following:
- the LOC133849344 gene encoding piezo-type mechanosensitive ion channel component isoform X2, which produces MAFSYACLVLQRVVLPAVLVLASLMRPVGISFVYMLMFFMSPFVPLATRRNFKGSVTAFFIILLALSTLVLLGHIALQVLALSTALPIYNCSFSERLLRHIGFVSFVDLRPLAIIEWLAPEVLVLATSLGAFLSVKRLALQNINAEQLENGELPDSQSEQQVSSQQDANGSDVQQATATTPLQHQQQQLRKRVSMISQHIHFEGLIKISPLFCLATLFFAAVLRPSVPGGFYFLIFLLAGTYWATCQTLQRGFALLLRCVMFVLVLHSLCIVSYQTPWMQSHLNHTSLAARLIGLEPLIESDCVPDIRILLYNNRLSLDSYLNPFALFFAYFALALTTKHLIKPRLEPKPATAFGQTLECNNSSNINNASSNSNIINNSNSNNTGNRFNRQLSLLTSQTTRSGGIGGVSVSGSGGHRKDSSGVGVGVGVNATVAVGVGGATTSRTQRLSVSLRREQRATLNEPTETTPLVRQSTRKARTPQALESTTAAATTAPSGSRGNDIQLDTIERRSEQENNTTSILDQISYGFVSVGGFIYQNSYIFTNILMMAWSIVYHSWLTFVLLLWANVLWMIPNQRKAMMRSSPFIVLYAELLLVAQYIYGMDLNNNELPTRVSTAGINLQQIGFERPIENHMRPCVPLIVKTAFVLMFWVTSRQFFKEKRDRRRDSTLADIIAPLQITVGSAGSSYLINDGKKTSKFLKKAGDVIKNLLVRLWIWLLVLVIFLCAITGDDMTGFRICYMALFLFFLLVFQSSSKAWVKIMYGFWLFLIFYAMSILILIYTYQFDKFDMYWKDYLNVSQTLQADIGLKLYKTKDLFLHLVSPTIIVILTVIQVHYFHKRFIASLQQQPTTPGTRSQLTAANAQQKRTETAALEAAPSKRRGSASSIRQRSTEAAGTAAGATTTDFETSVRDLVRISFRKIKNKSEYIFKRFKTVFWRFLELHIMKAVYIAAFVCSVSEVCVLHIIFVGFCVLGATSRKAVQVVISRLISFIVTIIVLSKMIYQIEYLDHNQYSVTCSDNRTANNAEWIGLNKADKLEGGLMGLLRTYIIYMVIVTMHAVISLRQLQMRVKIGENVANQPKLLFQQITRADAEKDLVGLVKYLLNFGFYKFGIEISLIALVSTITYRQDIVAVVYAVWLVVLLLLKRSQCAKMWGVFQAFFAISILLQYIVLVGLPPSWCMSYPWDDGAFGESIQRWTMLPGQLHFNHVPKLIFDFIVLIILNRQKSIFCIEQRYATNDDYPGGSNRSVIADIAQLGRVPFDNPTHDFCSYIRNYSDILKNGVLCGFYWFTLAVVFLAGTNIADLLALGYLIGAFVFLWQGSDFYLRPIATIISRWKWLLAFNVANILIKTSFQMAGCLFMTPLTTHCCWLVHMLGITCTSNVIKEQLHVADEAEVLTDSTGCPKMTHQVVLLWDAICFAFIIFQLRIFQSHYFCHIITDTKANNILASRGADIIESLRQKQIAHRHDHEKQVLHKIKRKMERIRATQQKMLRPLDKQTHFDATRAGDYYMFEEMDDKFELDLIHDEIDFMEEENITESEMKMQRRKTLYDKSKDAPTDFFPSTSKGVSKERDAAASSMSSPKPTKDLTDLPSTPALTTVPREATSKETSDSKSKMELDSGDVTAKDSDEDFDTNPIIRLLEGFLVTLTIRLNRFSRNYRFVNRILAGEKKTLKESSSLNRLGLSSAAAMFHFLKSNLESDENGGQPVTSSTPRRTQVTATIPSATTSATTTSDNLTEHYSTPPNTNTNTNTNTTTTPLSPQEPLATPPQPPPATSTPHQSHHAGEDIIEIPVDTVDAATSRKQSISSSPPTKGRKSDCGLPEIRIKAPSMERSGQQQQQTPHHFTPHSYPQQHSHHQQQASIGSGSLSKHWSYEHVDSAGEFNLEEENFAQRDHHIIVEVLISSWYALLANTDLICYIVVFINQVVNASLISLPLPIMVFLWGTLSLPRPTKTFWVTLIAYTQAIVLIKCIFQFKLIWSNYNNLPNQPLAPAKIFGVEMKTHYAVYDLILLLVLFLHRYLLKSQGLWKSGYKDVDQQFTKPTASIDEREDSDNLSQPDSRQLNEDAAQKMSLQVSQVSLPGSPEYSKSAINQLERTKYTSSLHKFFFSLVHKSRLATDVYALMFLCDFINFFVLLFGFTAFGTQQTESDGGVQTYLAENKVPVPFLIMLLVQFLLIVIDRALYLRKALVNKIIFHFFSVIGIHIWMFFVVPAVTERTFNSLAPPIIFYVIKCFYMLLSSYQIKSGYPKRILGNFFTKGFSMVNMIAFKVYMQIPFLYELRTILDWVCIDSTMTIFDWLKMEDIFSNIYLIRCTRQSETDFPAMRAQKKASLSKLIMGGTVVLLIVICIWGPLCLFALGNAVGSSNVPYQVSLSIRIGPYDPIYTTNNYDSIFEIDSKMYTQMTNAFFKNKQALTFIAGYDATDVAAVKLAGNSPSLWNIAPPDKQRLTNDLRNNHTLIARFSYSLTRKAPAKGLKENVGDEHVIKLDETFEGRAALINMLNETLDPIETNENGTTNGNNTTPASSSADDVVVVLPNMIPKFIKVLNSGDAFVATVMSGKEQEYRPLVIKLHRDKATKAMWWEIRDYCYDSFYNNTLKDLAYSDCKSGIVMYTFNDKKFPSTFSFLTAGGIIGLYTTFVLLASRFMKSFIGGQNRKIMFEDLPYVDRVLQLCLDIYLVREALEFALEEDLFAKLLFLYRSPETLIKWTRPKEEYLDDDGDTDSIPSRMSVRRPEQLQQHQYQQQQQQQQQ; this is translated from the exons ATGGCCTTCAGCTATGCCTGCCTCGTGCTGCAGCGTGTCGTCTTGCCGGCGGTCCTGGTGCTGG CATCGCTCATGCGACCGGTGGGCATCTCGTTCGTGTACATGTTAATGTTCTTCATGTCGCCCTTTGTGCCGCTGGCCACACGCCGCAACTTCAAGGGCTCGGTGACCGCCTTCTTTATCATTCTGCTGGCGTTGAGCACTCTCGTTCTGCTCGGCCACATTGCGCTCCAGGTGCTGGCGCTGAGCACCGCGCTGCCCATCTACAATTGTTCCTTTAGCGAGCGTCTGTTGCGGCACATTGGATTCGTGAGCTTCGTGGATCTGCG ACCGCTGGCCATAATTGAATGGCTGGCGCCGGAAGTGCTCGTCTTGGCCACGTCGTTGGGCGCGTTTCTCAGCGTGAAGCGCTTGGCACTGCAAAATATCAATGCCGAGCAGCTGGAGAACGGGGAACTGCCCGATTCGCAGTCGGAACAGCAAGTGAGCAGTCAGCAGGATGCCAATGGCAGCGATGTGCAACAGGCGACGGCGACAACACCgctgcaacatcaacagcagcagctgcgcaaACGCGTCTCCATGATCAGCCAGCACATACACTTTGAGGGATTGATTAAGATCT CTCCTTTGTTCTGCCTGGCCACACTGTTCTTTGCCGCCGTCCTGCGTCCCTCAGTGCCTGGAGGCTTCTACTTCCTCATCTTTCTGCTGGCGGGCACCTACTGGGCAACCTGCCAGACGCTGCAACG GGGTTTTGCCTTGTTGCTGCGTTGCGTGATGTTTGTCCTTGTGCTGCATTCGCTGTGCATTGTTTCCTATCAGACGCCCTGGATGCAGAGTCACCTCAATCACACCAGTCTCGCAGCACG CTTGATTGGCCTGGAGCCGCTCATCGAGTCCGACTGCGTGCCCGACATACGCATTTTGCTGTACAACAATCGCTTGTCCTTGGACTCGTATCTGAATCCATTTGCTTTGTTCTTCGCCTACTTTGCACTGGCGCTGACCACAAAGCATCTCATCAAGCCGCGG CTGGAGCCAAAGCCTGCCACCGCCTTTGGACAGACACTCGAGtgcaataacagcagcaacatcaacaatgccagcagcaacagcaacatcatcaacaacagcaatagcaacaacactGGCAACAGATTCAACCGACAGCTATCGCTGCTCACGTCACAAACAACACGCAGTGGCGGCATCGGCGGCGTCTCCGTCTCCGGCTCCGGTGGCCATCGTAAAGATAGCTCCGGTGTCGGCGTCGGTGTCGGTGTCAATGCCACTGTCGCTGTCGGTGTTGGAGGCGCCACAACAAGTCGCACACAACGTCTGAGT GTTTCTTTACGGCGTGAACAGCGTGCAACGTTAAATGAACCGACTGAGACGACGCCT TTGGTGCGTCAGAGCACTCGAAAGGCACGCACTCCTCAGGCTCTGGAGTCCACGACAGCAGCGGCCACAACGGCGCCGAGCGGCTCTCGTGGCAATGATATACAATTGGACACCATTGAACGTCGATCGGAGCAAGAGAATAATACCACATCCATATTGGATCAAATATCATACGGCTTTGTCAGTGTCGGCGGATTTATCTATCAGAATAGCTATATATTCACCAATATACTGATGATG GCTTGGTCCATAGTCTATCACAGCTGGCTGAcctttgtgctgctgctgtgggcCAACGTGCTGTGGATGATACCCAATCAGCGCAAGGCCATGATGCGCTCCAGTCCATTCATTGTGCTATACgccgagctgctgctggtggccCAATACATCTATGGCATGGATCTGAATAATAACGAGCTGCCAACCAGGGTTTCT ACAGCGGGCATTAATTTGCAGCAAATTGGCTTCGAGCGACCCATTGAGAATCATATGCGTCCATGTGTGCCGCTGATTGTGAAGACCGCTTTTGTGCTAATGTTCTGGGTGACGTCGCGTCAGTTCTTCAAGGAGAAGCGCGACAGACGCCGAGATAGCACACTGGCTGACATTATTGCACCTCTGCAGATTACCGTGGGTTCGGCTGGCTCCAGTTACCTCATCAACGATGGCAAGAAGACCTCAAAGTTCCTAAAGAAAGCGGGCGATGTGATCAAGAATCTGTTGGTGCGCCTCTGGATCTGGCTGCTTGTGTTGGTCATCTTTTTGTGCGCCATCACAGGCGATGATATGACAGGTTTTCGCATCTGCTACATGGCATTGTTCCTATTCTTCTTGCTGGTCTTTCAATCATCGTCCAAGGCGTGGGTCAAGATTATGTATGGCTTTTGGCTCTTCTTGATCTTCTACGCCATGTccatattgatattgatttatACATATCAATTCGATAAGTTCGACATGTACTGGAAGGACTATCTCAATGTGTCCCAAACTCT TCAAGCTGATATTGGCTTGAAGCTCTACAAGACTAAGGATCTGTTCCTGCATCTGGTGTCGCCCACAATTATTGTCATACTCACAGTCATACAGGTGCACTATTTCCACAAACGTTTCATTGCCTCGCTGCAGCAACAGCCCACCACACCGGGCACGAGAAGTCAACTAACGGCGGCAAACGCACAGCAGAAGCGCACAGAGACAGCTGCCTTGGAGGCAGCGCCATCAAAGCGTCGAGGCAGCGCCAGCTCCATAAGGCAGCGTTCAACGGAGGCAGCCGGGACGGCTGCTGGTGCTACGACGACAGACTTTGAGACATCTGTGCGTGATTTGGTGCGCATCTCATTCCGTAAGATCAAGAACAAGTCCGAGTACATCTTCAAGCGATTCAAGACCGTCTTTTGGCGCTTCCTCGAGCTGCACATCATGAAGGCCGTCTACATTGCGGCCTTTGTGTGCAGCGTGAGCGAGGTGTGTGTGCTGCACATTATCTTTGTGGGCTTCTGTGTGCTGGGCGCCACATCGCGCAAAGCTGTGCAGGTGGTGATCAGTCGCCTTATCTCATTCATTGTCACCATCATTGTGCTGTCGAAGATGATCTATCAAATCGAGTATTTGGATCACAATCAATACAGCGTTACCTGC AGCGACAATCGCACGGCCAACAATGCCGAGTGGATTGGTCTCAACAAGGCGGACAAACTGGAAGGCGGCTTGATGGGTTTGTTGCGTACTTACATCATCTACATGGTCATCGTCACAATGCACGCAGTCATCTCGCTGCGACAGCTGCAGATGCGCGTCAAGATTGGCGAGAATGTCGCCAATCAGCCAAAGCTGCTCTTCCAGCAAATAACGCGTGCCGATGCCGAGAAGGATCTGGTTGGCCTGGTCAAATATCTGCTCAACTTTGGCTTCTACAAGTTTGGCATTGAGATCTCGCTGATTGCTCTGGTCTCAACGATCACGTATCGTCAGGATATTGTGGCTGTGGTGTATGCTGTATGGTTGGTGGTGCTTCTGCTGCTTAAGCGTTCGCAATGTGCCAAAATGTGGGGCGTATTTCAGGCGTTCTTTGCCATCTCCATACTGTTGCAGTATATTGTGTTGGTCGGTTTGCCGCCCAGCTGGTGCATGA GCTATCCTTGGGATGATGGCGCCTTTGGCGAGAGCATACAACGCTGGACTATGTTGCCGGGTCAGCTGCACTTTAATCATGTGCCCAAGCTCATCTTTGACTTCATTGTCCTGATTATCTTGAATCGCCAGAAGAGCATCTTCTGCATTGAGCAACGCTACGCTACCAACGATGATTACCCCGGTGGCAGCAATCGCAGCGTCATCGCAGACATTGCCCAGCTGGGTCGAGTGCCTTTCGATAATCCCACGCATGATTTCTGCTCGTACATACGCAACTATTCGGACATCTTGAAGAATGGCGTACTGTGTGGCTTCTATTGGTTCACCTTGGCTGTCGTCTTCTTGGCCGGCACAAATATTGCTGATCTGCTGGCGCTGGGCTATTTGATTGGCGCCTTTGTTTTCCTGTGGCAGGGCTCCGATTTCTATCTGCGTCCCATTGCAACCATCATCAGTCGCTGGAAGTGGCTGCTGGCCTTTAATGTGGCCAACATACTTATCAAGACGAGCTTCCAAATGGCCGGTTGTTTGTTTATGACGCCCTTGACGACACACTGCTGTTGGCTGGTCCATATGCTGGGCATCACTTGCACCAGCAATGTGATCAAGGAGCAGCTCCACGTGGCCGACGAAGCGGAAGTGTTGACTGACTCCACAGGCTGTCCGAAGATGACGCATCAAGTTGTGTTACTGTGGGATGcgatttgttttgcatttatcatCTTTCAGCTGCGCATCTTCCAGTCGCACTACTTCTGTCACATCATCACGGACACCAAGGCCAACAACATACTGGCCTCCAG GGGAGCCGACATCATTGAGAGCTTGCGTCAGAAGCAGATTGCCCATCGTCATGACCATGAGAAGCAGGTGCTGCACAAGATCAAGCGCAAGATGGAGCGCATTCGTGCTACACAACAGAAGATGCTGCGGCCACTGGACAAGCAGACCCACTTCGATG CTACGCGTGCTGGAGATTATTACATGTTCGAGGAGATGGATGACAAATTTGAGTTGGATCTGATACACGATGAGATCGATTTCATGGAGGAGGAGAATATCACCGAgagcgaaatgaaaatgcaacgACGCAAGACGCTCTACGAT AAATCCAAGGATGCGCCCACGGACTTTTTCCCCTCAACCAGCAAAGGCGTCTCCAAGGAACGTGATGCCGCGGCCAGCAGCATGAGCAGTCCCAAGCCCACAAAGGATCTCACCGATCTACCCTCAACGCCGGCTTTAACGACGGTGCCACGTGAAGCCACCTCGAAGGAAACCTCAGATAGTAAATCCAAAATGGAACTGGACAGCGGTGATGTCACAGCCAAGGACTCTGATGAGGATTTCGATACGAATCCCATTATACGTTTGCTGGAAGGATTCCTCGTTACCTTGACCATTCGTCTGAATCGCTTTTCGCGCAATTATCGCTTTGTCAATCGCATTTTGGCTGGTGAAAAGAAGACACTCAAG gAATCGAGTTCGTTGAACCGTCTTGGACTCTCCAGTGCTGCGGCCATGTTCCACTTTCTGAAATCGAATCTCGAGAG TGATGAGAATGGTGGGCAGCCCGTTACTTCATCTACACCGCGCCGCACACAGGTCACAGCAACAATACCGTCAGCCACAACATCAGCTACAACAACTTCAGACAATCTCACTGAACACTATAGCACGCCACccaacacaaatacaaatacaaatacaaatacaacaaccaCACCGCTCTCACCGCAAGAACCACTCGCAACACCACCACAACCACCACCAGCAACCAGTACACCACACCAATCACACCACGCTGGCGAAGATATCATCGAAATACCCGTAGACACTGTTGATGCCGCAACCTCTAG aAAACAATCAATCAGTTCATCGCCGCCGACTAAGGG TCGCAAATCGGATTGCGGCCTGCCTGAGATACGAATTAAAGCGCCATCTATGGAGCGCAGtgggcaacagcagcagcaaacgccACATCATTTTACGCCACATTCATATCCGCAGCAGCATTcgcatcatcaacagcaggcGAGCATTGGTTCCGGCTCGCTGAGCAAGCATTGGTCCTACGAGCACGTGGACAG CGCCGGTGAATTCAATCTGGAGGAGGAGAACTTTGCCCAACGCGATCATCACATCATTGTGGAGGTGCTCATCTCCTCTTGGTATGCTCTACTGGCCAATACTGATCTCATCTGCTATATTGTGGTGTTTATCAATCAG GTGGTCAATGCCAGTCTCATCTCGTTGCCGCTACCCATCATGGTCTTCCTCTGGGGCACATTGTCGCTGCCGCGTCCTACAAAGACTTTCTGGGTCACACTCATTGCCTACACACAGGCCATTGTGCTGATCAAGTGCATCTTTCAGTTTAAACTGATCTGGTCCAATTATAACAATTTGCCCAATCAACCGTTGGCCCCCGCAAAGATCTTTGGCGTCGAGATGAAAACGCACTATGCCGTCTATGATTTGAtactgttgctggtgctgtttCTGCATCGTTATCTACTAAAATCGCAGGGTCTGTGGAAGTCTGGCTACAAGGATGTGGATCAGCAGTTTACCAAGCCCACAGCTAGCAT AGATGAGCGCGAGGATAGCGATAATCTGTCGCAGCCCGACTCGCGACAATTGAACGAGGATGCGGCCCAGAAGATGAGCTTACAGGTTAGCCAAGTGTCGTTGCCTGGTTCACCGGAGTACAGCAAGTCCGCCATCAATCAGTTGGA ACGTACCAAATACACCTCGTCCCTGCACAAGTTTTTCTTCAGTCTGGTGCACAAATCGCGTCTGGCCACCGATGTCTATGCCTTGATGTTCCTCTGCGACTTTATCAACTTCTTTGTTTTGCTCTTTGGCTTTACGGCATTTGGG ACCCAACAAACGGAGAGCGATGGCGGTGTGCAGACTTATCTGGCGGAGAACAAGGTGCCCGTTCCCTTCCTGATCATGTTGCTGGTGCAGTTCCTGCTCATTGTCATCGATCGTGCACTGTATTTACGCAAAGCTCTGGTCAACAAGATCATCTTCCATTTCTTTTCGGTGATTGGCATACACATCTGGATGTTCTTTGTGGTGCCTGCGGTAACGGAGCGCACTTTCAATTCCCTGGCTCCGCCGATCATCTTCTATGTGATCAAATGCTTCTACATGCTGCTTAGCTCGTATCAGATTAAGTCGGGCTATCCCAAGCGCATTTTGGGCAACTTTTTCACCAAGGGTTTCTCGATGGTCAACATGATTGCGTTCAAGGTGTACATGCAAATACCCTTCCTCTACGAGTTGCGCACCATTCTCGATTGGGTGTGCATCGACAGCACCATGACCATCTTTGATTGGCTCAAAATGGAGGACATTTTCTCCAACATCTATCTCATACGCTGCACTCGGCAATCGGAAACCGATTTCCCGGCGATGCGCGCACAGAAAAAGGCTTCACTCTCCAAGCTCATCATGGGTGGCACGGTTGTGCTATTAATTGTGATTTGCATTTGGGGACCGCTTTGCTTGTTTGCCCTGGGCAATGCCGTGGGCAGCTCCAATGTGCCCTATCAGGTGTCGTTGTCCATACGCATTGGACCCTATGATCCCATCTATACGACCAACAACTACGATAGCATTTTTGAAATCGACTCCAAAATGTATACTCAGATGACAAATGCCTTCTTCAAGAACAAGCAGGCGCTCACCTTTATTGCCGGCTACGATGCCACCGATGTGGCGGCAGTTAAGCTGGCGGGCAACTCGCCATCGCTGTGGAATATTGCGCCGCCGGACAAGCAGCGGCTAACCAACGATCTACGGAATA ATCACACATTAATAGCCCGCTTCTCCTATTCGCTGACGCGTAAAGCGCCAGCCAAGGGTCTCAAAGAGAATGTGGGCGATGAGCATGTCATCAAGCTGGACGAGACCTTTGAGGGACGCGCTGCACTCATCAATATGCTGAATGAGACCCTGGATCCAATAGAGACCAACGAAAATGGCACcacaaatggcaacaacacgACACCCGCAAGCAGTTCTGCGGACGATGTGGTCGTAGTGCTGCCCAACATGATACCCAAGTTCATCAAGGTGCTGAACTCGGGCGACGCCTTTGTGGCCACTGTGATGAGCGGCAAGGAGCAGGAGTATCGACCGCTGGTCATAAAACTGCATCGCGACAAAGCCACCAAGGCTATGTGGTGGGAGATTCGCGACTATTGTTATGACAGCTTTTACAATAACACGCTGAAGGATTTGGCCTACAGCGACTGCAAATCGGGCATTGTGATGTACACGTTCAACGACAAGAAGTTCCCATCGACCTTCAGCTTCCTCACAGCTGGCGG AATCATTGGTCTTTACACTACGTTTGTGTTATTGGCCTCGCGCTTCATGAAATCCTTTATTGGTGGACAGAATCGCAAGATCATGTTCGAGGATCTGCCCTATGTGGATCGTGTGCTGCAACTTTGCCTAGACATCTACTTG GTGCGCGAGGCATTGGAGTTTGCACTAGAGGAGGATCTATTTGCCAAACTGCTCTTCCTGTATCGCTCGCCCGAAACGCTGATCAAATGGACGCGACCCAAAGAGGAGTATTTGGATGATGATGGTGACACTGACTCCATACCCAGTCGCATGAGTGTTCGTCGCCctgagcagctgcagcagcatcaatatcagcagcaacagcagcagcagcaacaataa